AGTAAAATAGGATTCTCTTCTTAGGATCTTAGTTTCTTCACTTGTATTAGACTCAACAATGGCTAGCATTGCATTGGTGTTGATTTTACctaaattttgaggtttacaattttaattttattaattatttacgttttctcacttttattaatttttattattatttaagcttcctttatttgctttcttttatcattttcatagaaaatttaatttaaataatattttttatttatccttaaaagtatatttaaagttcaaatttaaaaaataaaacacaatataatatttatcataaaaataaatattatttgattaaaataatttttttgcatgatatgtttttagcggcgtttttgtgagaagtcgctaaaggtttgttcTATAGTGGCGTTCGTgataaaaagcgccgctaaaggtcatggtctttagcggcatttgcgacaaaagcgccgctaaaggttatggtctttagcggcgtttgcgACAAAAGCGCAGCTAAAGGTCgtagtctttagcggcgtttgtgggaaaagtgtCGATAAAGGTCATGACTTTTAACGgagtttatttctaaaaacgccacaaaagttAGCGGCGCGttcaatagcggcgttttttgtggcgcttctaaaaaagcgccgctaaaagcctgttttggtgtagtgaataaACGATGAGTTGGTCATTATGGTCCCTTTAATCCCAACTCCATGGGCCATTGATTTAACAATAAAAAGGGtctaaaataacataaaaagaaattgaaattttaagtcTTAAGTAGAGTTGTGCATGGCCAGGTCGGGCCGGggtcaactaaaaatttagaccTGTTTGTTGAGCCCGGGCCCGGCTTGAAAAAtggggcctaaaattttgtccacgTCCTACTCGGATAAAAATGTTAAGACCCGGGCCCaaccatattaatttttatataattttaaaatatatataatacatcaaaaatactaaaaacatcaaaataaatatttcccaacaaattgaaaataaattttaaaaaatatgtatacttaaataacactaagatagatgcaacttaacaagcaaatgcctctaaaataataacaaaattaacaataaaataagttttatacaatatctaaacaataacaacaaaatagtagcagcataatagtaaaatggtagcaaaatagggagaaaacaataaaaaataatattaaaatagatttttttgtcctttagtgaattcgggccgggccggtctggggccaaaaatgccttaccCAAGGTCCGGCCTGTTTTTTAAACAtgccttatttttttatctaaactcatttttcgggcctatatttttgttcaaattctCCCACATTTTGGGCGGGTCTTCAGGTCGAGCTAGGTGGCCCAACCCATAAACAGGTCTAGTCTTAAGTCTTCTTTTCctaaaggtataataataatttgcaatttaagtaATTTGTATAATTACAATTAGATTCCAAcctataattataataaatcaaaaatattatCACATGCGATACGTACACAccacatatttaaaacacatgaaattaaaatgaaaagtatagtttgaaaataatacatgaaaaatgtatgagattaaaatgaaaaattagattaaattgtgagtaaaatgatatttaaaacataaatatatcatattaagcatactaaatgaatacaattgtttatcataGTATTGTTATCAATCATGAGTTAGTGTCGAGTTAATTCGTGACACCAACTAAATCATCaactatattaatatatagagTTAATGGAAGTAACAAAGTAtgaatactaaaaataaaatgtaataaaaaagtTTTGGTTGAATAGTatatttaagtttcttttaattcaattggtatggattcaaatatcattatatgaatattttaattgtttttaaataataaaaattttgatacatacatggatggggtgaaatttattaaagacTATTCAACTAAACTGTcaattttcaaactaaaaaaatagtCAAATTGCAACGAATTTTAGGATGGGATCCAAGCAGTTATGGGATGAGATGTTTGCATAGCGTTTGAAGAACTATCTTTTAGCTTCGAAgcacactttgaatcactcgatttcgagttggggagctcaagttatgaccattttagtAAAGTTTACATGAGCagaatttttggatgggatTATTACGGAAAATTACAAGTTTCAGgctttaattcgagtttaaatcatattggattCGAATTTTAGgcttgtttttttatatatgagttcaatattttatatattagttttattattttattatttatttatttaatagaattttaggattttttgtatttaaaattatttaggagttttatgtttcttagtcaATAAGAAAGTTCAATTCCTACAACTATTTCTTTAAGTTAATTAGAGTTTCATTATCTATTataaacataccttaatcaataaatttcagttatttaagttatttctCTTCGTAAGATTTGTTAGTGAGAGCCATTTGTGAACTTTGTTGaagatgatttttcaaaagattttatattggttgtttttattgaaactttgttttcaaaaggttcaattggacatttatcataaactaaaatactctcgaataatataatttattttaaatacgaaaagacattttaataattttcataactGAGTTGATATCGTGAACACACATATCCACTCCgcttataaagaaaaataaaattcattagtgagagaaaattgttttttttttaatttgcagcaaaatcaaaccaaaagaTAATACTAACACTAATAATTTTGAACTCcacaaaaaaaaatgtgaatATAGACACTTTTCTGTACATACACAATGAAAGAGTAAAACACCCATTTATGTATGAATGAAAAGAATGGTGCTGCCATACTTGCCATATATATAGTCTCATGTATGGAGCCATCATCAAATGTCTGGCAATGACACTGGCAATGGCAGGTGGTTTAATGTTGTTAGAACCCCAAAACCTTGGGTGCTATCTGTAACAAAGGCTCCAGAGCGCTGGGAGCAAATTTCCTGgcgaaaagaaaacaaatggaAGATGGTTGATCGTTATACCGGCATTCATGGCCTTCGTAGATTCTCGTGAAGAACTCTTCGGTGATGTCTGCACTTCCGAAAGTTGCAGGATGAGCCCCACCCCTTGACCAGTCTACCCATGTGATGCTTCTATTTGCTAACAGATTCGATGCCTGAATTGTTAACATGGTCGGGAAATAATGCTCGTCGACATAACATGCCGGACGGCAAAACTGTTCAAACTTTGGGTAGTATGTGATGTCTTCCACTATGTTGACTGCAAGCTTTCGGTTAATTTCAAACCACTGGGAACCTTTACGCCATTGGGTGAGATTCACCTCTGGAGCCATACTCTCATTGTAACGGCCTTGACCATGTGGCCCAGGGTCATCAAATGCACCGATGAAGCTGTATTTGGACTTCTTTATGTAGTGGTAGATGACACTGAAATTATATAGAGGTATGCAGGATTCGGAGAGGAGGATAAACCATTCATTGGATATGTCGAGCAAGGCATTGGCAAGGAGCCTTCTCTCAGCATCACACATACTCATCTTTCCCCACTCAGAGACCTGTAGAGGTAGCAGATACAGATTCTTTATTCTACTTGAAATGAATTTCGAGTTAGTTACAACGTGTAAAATACTAGATTCTTCTATCTTCCTATGAGAACCAAAACAAGTAGTCATCTTTTTTTCACATCTAGTTGCACTTAAGGAATGGGAATCAAAAGCCAAGCATAAATTCAGTGAAATCTCTTCAGGGAAATTCAATTATATTCTCCTACAAGTTGCTAACACATACAGCTATCCATACGATTATCGTGACACCCTGATGCTAACCATAATTAGGCTATGCTTGACATTGTCTCCAGTTTCAACAAGCAACACTGATATGGTGTGCTATATAATACGAGGGTCTTAAGCCTGTGTTGCGGTTTGAAGCAACAAAACAGACCCATGGACATGTAAATAAAAGATCTCAAAGTGCAAGCTCTGTCCAGGTTAGATGATTTCAAATACTGAAGATAATGACACAGACAGTTTGAACACAATCAAACACATCTCATGTCATTTCCTAATTTTGTTTATCAAACTGATATAGTATTGTGTCTTTGTGGCCATAATTTGCGCATTTTTGCAATGAACTAGCTGTGTACCTATATGTAAGCGAGAACAATCCCTTGCAAAGAGGCAAATAACAACCATATAGCTAACCAAGAACCAATTAGAACCGGAACTTAAGTAGATAAAAAAAGGAGAGGCACAAACTAACATCctagtgttttttttattcttcttcaaAGAGACAGCAGTGAGAGGCCATGATATGGTAGGTACGGTTCTCTGTCTAACCTTCAAAAACCAAATTTCTGAAAGCAACTAGGCATGCCAGTCTATGCTGCCCGGATTCGGGGTAAATGTTAGAGAATGTGTCTAACACGGTATACATAACCTTTTTCTTATATATGGAGTATCACACTCCATCTTATGTTTGAACGTGAGCCGGATGCAAATGTCGGACCAACTATGCTATCATCACCCTTAGCATGGAAACTAAATAAGGGAAGTTCTCAACAAAATAAGAGCAAGAGTAGAGACAATAACTCACCATCACACACATAAGCAAGTAAAAATACACACAAACCATGTCACAGAGGAATAATGGCggaatatattaaaacaatataaaaattgagaaGATTTGAATAGCATACCTGACTTGGGATTTGTCTTCTGTAAAAAACCGAAGACGGAGGAAACTCAGCATCGAATGAAGGCAATGAATGAACATAGACCGAATAAAGGCCCTGGTGCCCATCAAAAAACCTCTCCCAAACAGGAGAAAGTGGCAATGGTCCCTTGGTCAAGAACATAAAAGCAATCTTGGGAACCCTATTAAATGGATACTTTTTTATACGAGGCATAAAAGATGCCCTCCATAGTAACTCTTCATCACTCATTGAATGCAGCAAATTCGAAGGAGGTTTCCTCCAATGATCCAAACTAGTCGTTTCATCTTCATCACAAGGCACAATATTAGACTTAACTGTTGCTATCACACTATAAGTTCCAAAATGCCGGATTGTATATATGCTAATCATAAAAAAGGCCATACACAGAGCAAGAAACAAGCCAAATAACTGAAGGACCCTTAATGGTGGAGTCTTGGATCTTGTTGTAACCGCAGGTTCTTTGCCTTCCTCTAATGAACCAACAGACCCAAATCTCGTTTGCATCTTTTAAGCTAATCCCGAAAACcagaaactcaaaaaaaattcaacttctGGGGGTTAGATCCAGAAACACCCACACTtgcttttttgttcttttaccAGTCAAAGCAGTAAACTAAAAGCTCTTGCATCTTAGATCCCCCAAACGAGTAATTCAATGAAAAATTCCGAAATGGGGTTCTTTCTAATATCTAACTAGGATTAAAAACTGCAGCCATTGTTAgcaatttaaaacaataatagaATAACAGATCTAGAGCAAAAGAATATTGGATAAACAACAATACACCATTCTTAGCAACAAACTAAGATAAGATCAAAGTGAAAAGCTAGTCCTAGGCATTACCTAAAGAAGAGAAACAGAAGTTGAAGATAACTAAATGTACCATATGAAGAAATACAGATGAATAGAGGCTTTAAGAAAGggggaaaaaaactaaaaaggtATGGTTAGAGTAGAAGTAtggaagaaaaaaatggaaGTAAATGATGAAATGGGAAATGGGTTTTGGATTTTGTGAAACCTGAGGGATGTTAATTAGAATGTCTTTGTCTTTGCACAGAGAAAGGAAGCAGGTTGAAGCTGGGAGAGTGAGGAAACTAGCTATTCTTTTTTCTGGTCAAATTCTTATTTTAGTTCCTCTATTATACTCAAATTTGGAAtcaaatttctatattttaatttcaactttttttctcaatttagtccttaaacttggATTTCATTATGGTATGATGATGTAATGCTTTGCAATTGTATTATATCATCGcctgaaaatttttaaacataaaaaatttaaaaaataccaaaaaataataatattaaaatgtcacATCATCATACCTTAATAGAGTACCCAAATTcatggatcaaattataaaaccaGCGCGGACAAAAAAGTAAAGAAACCAAGCTAAAAAAATTGTCGAACTCAAAGATTAAATGTTActtgatttctattttatcgAAATAAGAATAGGttagaatttttttggaaaagggGATAGGTTTGAATCCAAGTCTTTGGTGCCAACATAGGGACTCTTACCACCTGCTTTTGGGTTGTTGGTTATgcttctatttttataatatgattagttaatttatataattaatatggTTAACTATTTCGATTAAAAATTTGacatcaatttctttttaaagaaaaaaaatatttattttaacccATCATCAtgtatgaatttttatattataaaagaagtTTTAAGAATTAATGCcaattatttgaattaagtAATGATATTATGAAAGTAGAtagaactaaattttaaaaaattaaaaaataatgattaaataataaatatgatcataatataaggaccaaaataaaaaaattatcaaacttTGTATTGGAGTTGGGAACGTGTCGGGACGCTGTTTGCATATAGGTGGCCATGTGAGGATGTGAAGACAGTATTTACTATTTGGGAGATATGGCCGCGTTTAGGGAAGTTGAAAATACATTCTTGCCCTATCGAATATTCACAAATTTCTGGCCATTTATTTGTTGGAATGTCATCTTTGCCTTTAATCTCCATAAAAAGAGGCAATTCCAATTTCAGtttactttaatttcaatttcttattttaactttaatcccaaaaatttaagtaaaagaattGCGGTTTGGCTCCTTACATAGAATACTATAGGGATAGTTAAagtatgatttatattttttaaattttttcgtatatttaaaatttaattttatatttttatttttacgaatTTAACACCTctattcttttaatatatatatatttatatatatatttatcgtGGATCCTAATACATGGTAAGTGTTTAACAAGGCACCTCTATGAAGGAGGCTCTGATGACCAAAATTAAATCCTTTGAGGAACAAAGGGAAGGGAAACAATAATAGGGGTGTTTAAATTTCggttaaaatctaattaattgGTCGAAAtgatctaatttaattaaccgATTTAATTCGATTGAATGTCGGTTAATGATTTTTGGAAGTTCAATTATcgttaatttaattcaaaatcgggtaattaatcaaacttaataaataataatccaaattatatgtagttttaatttggttaatctagttaaataaacattataaatttatttttttatatgtttaatacttgttttaacaaaaaaaaagtaaaaacatataaatttaggttaaccaaaatatttcggttcggttaattttaaaaaaaaaactttaattggattaacggttaaaaattaaaaaattcgaTTAATTCTGTTCGGTTAAACGTTTGAACACCCCTACGCAATAGCACTTCTCACATCATTCAATATgagattttgaaataaaagcaTGAAcaccattttaattttaaatattttaattcatttaaaattgtaTTCATTTTTAAAGTATAGTAAACCTTCTGTATAATATATTCATATTCATTTGTTTGTCAAGATTTTATCTATTATACACTTATAAGAGTTGTTATAAAagataattgttgcaaatttaCTATAGAATTCTATTGTGAATTTCATCAAATgaataaagtgaaaattaagcttaaaaagaaaaaaataaaaaggcgTATAAGATGTGCATCTGTTATTTTACGTTCTTTCACATAACTAATCATGAAGTTTGTAAAtctaataaattcaattaatcaaaaaggtatcaattaaattaattaatttatcattagttactaaattcaagttaatggtagaatatttaattagggAACTTAATAGTTTgttgaattgatatatttaattccacttattaaaaatgatttcatTCAATAAAGTATTTTcatgtgaaatttgaaattatattttaactaaaatcattttattcaataaattataattaatatgctTGCTTATATGAAATTACTATaactttacttaaaattttataaaggattaaaataaaatataaaaatcgatTCTACTCGAAATGTGATTGTTATAGAGAAAATTGACtgcattaatcaaattattctATCAACTTAGTcgataatttgaatattaaatgcaagtagaatatatttaatacatttaaatcaattttaaacgCATATTATTTACCACTTCGTCCTTCATGCATATGTTTTAAATACATTGATGTcacaattaaattaacatttagcGTAACtaagataaagaaaaataacctaattaataatattttgagggtttaattacaagttttaaaatcaattcaaagtTTAGAAAATAAGCCCATGCTCCTATAAAACTGTCTATGTCTTCATCTGCTTCGGTTTTAAACCTGTAAGGTTGGGGTAGCTTTCATTAATCACCCACCATTTATAAGATTGCTCACCCAATACGTGCACCAGACGCCAGTCTTTCATTCCTTAAACAAGACAAACACTAATACACGAATAAAAACATGATTCTTTTAacacaaattaatccttaaacttAATAATTGTGCTCATCCgggcataaattaaataattggtaTCACATTAgagtttggattttttttcaagtcaacctctaaacttgacaattattcTTACATTGAGACTTGTACTTTTTTGttccaacttttttttaaaggaaatatcaaggattaacatggaaaaaaatttaagaatcattgtgaaaacaattttcaagtttaggaactaatttagataataaaaaatttagaccTCAATATAGAAACAATTGTCAAATTCAAGTACCAATTTAGACCAAAAATTTAAGCCATAATATGAGAACAtctgtcaaattaaaatactaacttaaacaacaaaaaatcaaactcaaataaTGCGTCAAACcctaataaatataacaatttaacacatgtgacaagcaaatatggGTTGTGGTACTCATTTGAAATTCATCAATTGTTTCAGCTTATAAAACAACAcacttgtattatttttttctaaataaatgaggttttagaagtataaatatacataaataaaagtaacctaaaatacaatcaaactaaaattgaaaacatattATGACAAAGTCCTACATTGTGTGGATTAGTAAACTTTAACTATCCAACATTCATATCTAAAGCCTCAACCTTACTAATCTAATCCAGACATCATTGCCcacacatttaaaaattatttattagttttaacttatttaataattaaactatatttatctttattcGACTGACATGAATAAGTAATGCATCACAATCCACAATCAAGAGTTTGCCAATAGAAACATGttaggtttatttttgttttttcattttagtctgCCGATAGTAGCAACTGTCGGGGTTTTCTCGATTATGTTTTAGGATTAGATTTGAATCAATAAactgattttagggtttttgttttcttataaaattaaaagagaaggGTTTGTGAAACGACAAGCAACCTAGAAAAACAATGGAAGATGAATTGGCTAATTTAAATATCGTTGATGACGAAGAAGATCCAATTTTTGACCAAGAATATGGGGAGGAGATCGATGATGAGTTCATATTATGTCTAGTGGGCAAAGTTCTAACAAACAGTGCAGTCCACTTCCTATCTATGAAGACAGTTCTTGCATAGTTATGGCATCCAATAGAAGGAGTTTCAACTTTTTCGTTTTTACAATGAATTGGATCTAAATAGGGTAATCGATGGAATTCTATGGTTTTTTAATAGACACCTTATTATATTCCATATAGTGGAGAGAGGAGAGGATCTAGTTCAAGTCCCTTTGGGTTTTTCAAATTGTTGGGTACAAGTTCACAATCTACCATTATGATTCATGTCAGAAAGAATGGCAAGACAATTGGGAAATTTCATTGGATGTTTTCTGAAATATGATGCAACGATAAAAACAAGAGGAGTTAAAAAGTTTATGAGAATAAGAGTTTGTTTGGATGTACAAAGGCCCTTGAAAAGGACAAAACGCATTATCTATGGACAGATTAAATCAACCTATgcattatttcaatttgaaaaGTTGTCGTTTTTCTGTTTTATGTGCGGAAGGTTAGGGCACGGAGAAAGTTTTTGTCCTCTAAAGTTAACGATAGGGTCGCAAGAAACAACTCTGGGATGTGATCTATCTATAAGGGCTCCACCTAGAAGATCAAAGCAGAATGAAAGTAGATGGTTAAGAGAAGAGCCAAAAAAACATGGTAAAAAGCGAAGAATGTATAGAGGCAAGAAGGAGAAGCGATTTTACAGAGAATATACCGATTGATCATACACTTAAAATAAGGAGAGAAATTGTAATACGATCGAAAGGGAATGAGGTTTTAGAGGGTTGTAGTAGAGAAGTGGTGGGGTTTGACGTTGACATGAGACAAAACGACAACAGGGTAAAGGAAGAGGTTAAAGATGATAAAGAAAATCCAATTGGTATTTCAGAAGGAAAAAAATGGCAAAGGCTGGCTCTCGTTGAAGACACACAAACATGTTGCATGGTGATAGATCTAGAAATTAAGTTATCGGCGGCTGCTAACAAGCAGGCTGACCAGTTGCAATGAAAATCCTTAGTTGGAAAGTTTGCAATCTGGGGCAATCGCGGACTATAAGACgtctcaaaattttttgagaCAACATCATCCCTAACTTTTATTCATtatagaaacaaaaattaatgcAAGAAAGATGGAGAGGATACAAAAAAAATGTGGTTTTGACAATGGAATTGATATAAGTGCAGAAGGTTCACGTGGAGGCCTTTCTCTTGGATGGAAGTAGGGGATTTCAATAAACCTAAATATCTTTTCAAAATCCCATATTAATGTAGAGGTGGGAGATGATAACAGTAAGGTGAAGTGAAGGTTTACAAGATTCTATAGGGCCCCAACAAAACATCTTAGGAGGGAATCATGGAATATGATGAGAAGATTGAAAGAGGACTCTCAGCTCCCATGGTTAGTCATGGGGGACTTTAACGAAATTATGCTTTCATTTGAGAAAAAAGTGGGAAGGCGGAGAGAAGAAAGATAGATGGAAGCCTTTAGAGAAGTACTTAAAGAATGTAACTTAAATGATCTTGGTTTTTCAGGCCAATGATTTACTTAGAAAAGAGGACGTCtagcataaaataaaatacgagAAAGATTGGATAGAGGAGTGGCTAATCTAGAATGGTGGGATTGTTTCCCAAGATACTCAATGCGACATTTAACTCATAGTTTTTCAAATCATTGCCCACTACTTTTGGACACATTGGGAAGCTACAATGGTAGAGTGAATAGAAGGAATTTCCTTTTTGCTTTAATGTAGATTGGATTCTTGAGGAAGGTTTTGAGAAGCAAGTTAAAAAAGCATAAGAGTTAAACTTTGATGAATTGCCAAAAAAAACTCACAAGATTGAGCGACTCATTGAAAGAATGAGATAGAATCTATAAAGGGAGGTGCTtcagaagaagagaagaattAAACCAAAAGCTTGCGGAGCTATATTTGGAAGATCCAGATGATGACCATTTATCAAAAATTATGGAAGTTAAGCTTGCGTTGAGTATGGAGGTTgataatgaataaattttttgggAGTAACGAGCAAGAGTCAACTAGCTTAGGATGGGCGATAACAATACTACTTTTTTCCATAAATTCATAtcttttcagaaaaaaaaaacatgattaaGGGACTTGAAGATGAAAGTGGTAAATGGGTTGAAGGGGACAAGGAATTATTAGAGGCGGCGACTAGGTATTTTAAAGAGCTCTTTTCGTCAAAACAGATGCAGGAGAATGAGAGTCTATGGAGGGAAATCCAACCTTACATATCTTATCAACTAAATAAGGAACTATCAACTACGTTTAAAGAAGACAAACTACAAGAAGCGTTAAAATCAATGACGCCACTTAAAGCTTCAGGAAAAGACGGCTTTCCTgctcttttttataaaaaaaacaaatttggtaTATTGTGGGAAAGAATGTGACAAAATTCTGCGTAGGAATTCTGAATAATCAAAGAGAGGTAggaataattaacaaaaaaatattgtcCTAATTCCTAAGGCTTTGACGCCAAAAAATATGAGGCAATTTAGACCATTAGCTTATGTAATGTGTAACAACCTCTTTTCAGTAATGTCAAAATTAGTGGTTTTGAGATCACGATTTCGATgagtgaattattattttatttatttaatctctacgggattatattaaggtcgtgttaaaattttgttaagaaattttgatgtttaagtagttaattaagtaaaaagaactaaatcgtaaaatgtgtaaaagttgatttctattagttaaaagggctaaatggCTATGGAAAGGAAAGTTAATGGAAATATATGgcaattataccattcaatgtgttagtggaaaaatatggataggttttattgaaattttaaatgttttaaaaggttaattaggtaattgggtaattaagttaaaatgttagttaattaaaagatgaaaaactatcatctttctcattttcttcaatCCATAGCCATTTCCATTAAAGGAGAAAGCTAGGTTCAGCCAAGCTTG
This genomic stretch from Gossypium raimondii isolate GPD5lz chromosome 6, ASM2569854v1, whole genome shotgun sequence harbors:
- the LOC105774364 gene encoding glycosyltransferase BC10 is translated as MQTRFGSVGSLEEGKEPAVTTRSKTPPLRVLQLFGLFLALCMAFFMISIYTIRHFGTYSVIATVKSNIVPCDEDETTSLDHWRKPPSNLLHSMSDEELLWRASFMPRIKKYPFNRVPKIAFMFLTKGPLPLSPVWERFFDGHQGLYSVYVHSLPSFDAEFPPSSVFYRRQIPSQVSEWGKMSMCDAERRLLANALLDISNEWFILLSESCIPLYNFSVIYHYIKKSKYSFIGAFDDPGPHGQGRYNESMAPEVNLTQWRKGSQWFEINRKLAVNIVEDITYYPKFEQFCRPACYVDEHYFPTMLTIQASNLLANRSITWVDWSRGGAHPATFGSADITEEFFTRIYEGHECRYNDQPSSICFLFARKFAPSALEPLLQIAPKVLGF